From the genome of Nitrospiraceae bacterium:
TCCTTTTCCTGTTGGCCTCGCACGATTGGATGCTGGCGCAGTCCCAACCCTCAACAACAGACCAACCCGAGCTGAATGACGTTCACTTTCACCTTACCAATTACATTCAGCAAGGGACTGACATTCATGACTTCTGAACATTATGGGTACCAAGGTTGGGCGCGTCGCGCTGTTTGGCATACCCTTGCAACAAGAATGGTCGTACCAGAATTCCGGTGATTTCGCCCCAACCTACTACCTGCAAACCGACGCTCCGCTCTATTACTACTCCTTCACCGACGCGTACATTGCCATGGTCTATCGATCGCTTTCCAAAGAGGAGCAGGCGCGGTTCGATCCTATGATCACCGGATTCAATCCGGCTGATATGTATGCTGCTGATCACATTCGTCGTGTGTTGCAGACTTTTCCCGGCGTGTTTTCGGGAATTGGCGAGTTCACCGTTCACAAGGAGTTTGTTTCCTCTAAGGTGGCAGGGGAGACCGCTTCGCTGCAGAACCCAGCCCTCGACCGGATCCTGGACTTTGCCGCGCAAGTCGGACTCGTTGTCCTGATCCACAACGACATGGATGTACCCTTCGCCAAAGAGGGATCTGAGCCCGCCTACCTGGCGCAGATGAAGGCGCTACTCAAACGCCATCCTCAGACCACCATCATTTGGGCGCACACCGGA
Proteins encoded in this window:
- a CDS encoding amidohydrolase family protein; its protein translation is MGTKVGRVALFGIPLQQEWSYQNSGDFAPTYYLQTDAPLYYYSFTDAYIAMVYRSLSKEEQARFDPMITGFNPADMYAADHIRRVLQTFPGVFSGIGEFTVHKEFVSSKVAGETASLQNPALDRILDFAAQVGLVVLIHNDMDVPFAKEGSEPAYLAQMKALLKRHPQTTIIWAHTGMGRVVRPVQGHAAVLEAILKDPQFSHVYFDISWDEVAKYLVATPESVRIAADLINHYPDRFLFGTDEVAPASQEKYLRAYEQYRPLWSLLNKDASDKVRKGNYQRLFDAARQKVRAWEQAHAK